One genomic segment of Kiritimatiella glycovorans includes these proteins:
- a CDS encoding amino acid permease, with protein sequence MKLKRELGPGAVFCIATGAMISSGIFVLPGLAHAQAGPGVVFSYVIAGVLTGIGMVSAAELATAMPRAGGDYFFITRALGPLPGSIAGLLNWFALSLKSAFALVGLAAFASIYVDLNPRWTAAALTLVFTAINLTGTRHSSRIQIGLVVGLIALMSYYVARGIPHVRVENVMPLMPYGFRGVIVTAGFVFVAYGGLIKIAVMAEEIRNPSRVIPRAIFSSLLLTVLLYVLMVWVTAGVLADEQLDASLTPIADGARAFLSAPGVAAIGLAACLAFISTANAGILAASRYLFALSRDGLLPAGLSKLTPRTGTPGAALLMTGAFIIGSLFLPLKLLVESASLVILLGFIMSALCVIVLREGRVQNYRPGFRAPFYPWLQITALLCYGFLLFELGREAYLICAVLLLIALVTYHHFGRKQADREYALLHLIERITSKALVTGTLERELKSIIRERDELTADRFDREVGDARVLDIEEEMDYESCFRQTAEQLAPELGIDPQTLFRMLMEREQESSTALTPFLAVPHIVVPGEQRFRMILIRARGGVRFPEREEPIHAVFVLAGTKDERNFHLRALAALAQVVQDRDFEKRWLDARGTEGIRDVVLLARRGRSGN encoded by the coding sequence ATGAAACTGAAACGCGAACTGGGTCCGGGGGCGGTGTTCTGCATCGCGACCGGCGCGATGATCAGCTCGGGGATCTTTGTCCTGCCGGGACTCGCCCACGCGCAGGCGGGGCCGGGCGTCGTATTCTCGTACGTGATCGCCGGCGTGCTGACGGGGATCGGGATGGTCAGCGCGGCGGAGCTGGCCACGGCCATGCCCCGGGCGGGCGGCGACTACTTCTTCATCACCCGCGCGCTGGGCCCCCTGCCCGGCTCGATCGCGGGACTGCTGAACTGGTTCGCGCTCTCGCTCAAGAGCGCGTTCGCGCTGGTGGGCCTGGCCGCGTTCGCGTCGATCTACGTGGACCTGAATCCGCGCTGGACGGCGGCGGCGCTGACGCTGGTCTTCACGGCGATCAACCTGACCGGAACCCGTCATTCGAGCCGGATACAGATCGGACTGGTGGTCGGCCTGATCGCGCTGATGAGCTATTACGTGGCGCGCGGAATCCCGCACGTCCGCGTGGAGAACGTGATGCCGCTGATGCCGTACGGGTTCCGGGGCGTCATCGTCACCGCCGGCTTCGTCTTCGTCGCCTACGGCGGTCTGATCAAGATCGCCGTGATGGCCGAGGAGATCCGCAATCCGTCGCGCGTCATCCCGCGCGCGATCTTCTCCTCGCTCCTGTTGACCGTCCTGCTCTACGTATTAATGGTCTGGGTCACGGCAGGGGTCCTTGCGGATGAACAGCTCGACGCCTCCCTGACGCCGATCGCGGACGGGGCGCGGGCGTTCCTGTCCGCGCCGGGCGTCGCCGCGATCGGCCTGGCGGCCTGTCTGGCGTTCATTTCGACGGCCAACGCGGGCATCCTGGCGGCTTCGCGCTACCTGTTCGCGCTGAGCCGCGACGGACTGCTCCCCGCGGGGCTTTCGAAACTGACGCCGCGCACCGGGACGCCGGGCGCGGCGCTGCTGATGACCGGCGCGTTCATCATCGGCTCGCTGTTCCTGCCGCTGAAACTGCTGGTGGAATCCGCGTCGCTGGTCATCCTGCTGGGCTTCATCATGTCTGCGCTCTGCGTGATCGTACTGCGCGAGGGGCGCGTCCAGAACTACCGCCCCGGGTTCCGCGCCCCGTTTTATCCCTGGCTCCAGATCACGGCCCTGCTTTGTTACGGGTTCCTGCTCTTCGAGCTGGGACGCGAGGCCTACCTCATCTGCGCCGTCCTGCTGCTGATCGCGCTGGTGACCTACCATCATTTCGGCCGCAAACAGGCGGACCGCGAATACGCGCTGCTGCACCTGATCGAACGCATCACCTCGAAGGCGCTGGTGACGGGCACACTGGAACGCGAGCTGAAGTCGATCATCCGCGAGCGCGACGAGCTGACCGCGGACCGGTTCGACCGCGAAGTCGGCGATGCACGCGTCCTGGATATCGAAGAGGAGATGGACTACGAATCGTGTTTCCGCCAGACCGCCGAACAGCTCGCGCCCGAACTCGGCATCGATCCGCAGACGCTGTTTCGTATGCTGATGGAACGCGAGCAGGAGAGTTCCACCGCACTGACCCCGTTTCTCGCGGTGCCGCACATCGTGGTGCCCGGCGAACAGCGATTCCGCATGATCCTGATCCGCGCCCGCGGCGGCGTGCGATTCCCGGAGCGCGAGGAACCGATCCACGCCGTCTTCGTGCTGGCGGGCACAAAGGACGAGCGCAACTTCCACCTCCGCGCCCTGGCCGCCCTCGCACAGGTCGTCCAGGACCGCGACTTCGAGAAGCGCTGGCTGGACGCCCGCGGGACCGAAGGCATTCGCGACGTGGTGCTTCTCGCGCGCAGAGGCAGGAGCGGGAATTAG
- a CDS encoding 2Fe-2S iron-sulfur cluster-binding protein — protein MAVHKVRYEPSGTEVRIDPASAPFSGTGEPGSLLDIALANGVEMEHGCGGMGACGMCAVKILAGAENLTAPDEDERDTLRTFGKGGAMRLACQAIVKGDVEVRVQT, from the coding sequence ATGGCAGTGCATAAAGTGCGGTACGAACCATCGGGTACGGAGGTGCGGATCGATCCGGCCTCCGCGCCCTTCTCCGGAACGGGCGAGCCGGGCAGTCTGCTCGATATCGCGCTGGCGAACGGCGTGGAAATGGAACACGGCTGCGGCGGCATGGGCGCGTGCGGGATGTGCGCGGTGAAGATCCTCGCAGGGGCCGAAAACCTGACCGCGCCGGATGAGGACGAACGCGATACGCTCAGGACCTTCGGCAAGGGCGGCGCTATGCGCCTGGCCTGTCAGGCGATCGTCAAAGGGGATGTCGAGGTACGGGTCCAAACGTGA
- the hcp gene encoding hydroxylamine reductase yields the protein MFCYQCEQTAQGSGCTAHGVCGKDPETASLQDLLVHMAKSISVYAHAARQAGEKDEDVDRFILEALFTTVTNVNFDPRRVASVIGRAAEVRDRARGLCEAAGALDPAVVERAQDTTPADDIDGMIDQGESVTIQNRINEFGDDVAGLQELITYGLKGMASYADHARLLGVEEDGVYDFFHRALDYLAGRPSDVDELTGMVLKVGEVNLRVMEMLDEANTGAYGHPEPTQVRVTPVEGKAICVSGHDLKDLGMLLEQTKGTGIKVYTHGEMLPCLAYPELKKYDHLVGNYGGAWQDQRREFDEFPGAILMTTNCIQKPKHSYRDRIFTTGLVAWPEVTHIPEDEDGSKDFSPVIEAAQNAPGFAEDAEDHQITIGFARNAVMENAGTVVDAVKSGAIRHFFLIGGCDGAKPGRNYYTEMAKSVPEDCVILTLACGKYRFNKLSFGDIGGIPRLLDCGQCNDAYSAIRIAQALADAFDCGVNDLPLSMILSWYEQKAVCILLTLLHLGIRDMRLGPSLPAFVGPNVLQVLGDKFGLKPISTPEEDLKAILG from the coding sequence ATGTTCTGTTATCAGTGCGAACAGACGGCCCAGGGCAGCGGATGCACGGCCCACGGCGTGTGCGGCAAGGACCCTGAAACCGCATCGCTTCAGGACCTGCTTGTCCACATGGCCAAAAGCATCTCGGTTTACGCGCATGCCGCCCGGCAGGCAGGCGAAAAAGATGAAGACGTGGACCGCTTTATTCTGGAAGCCCTGTTTACGACCGTCACGAATGTCAACTTCGATCCCCGGCGCGTCGCGTCGGTGATCGGTCGCGCGGCGGAAGTCCGTGACCGTGCGCGGGGTCTCTGCGAGGCGGCCGGTGCACTCGATCCCGCGGTCGTCGAGCGGGCGCAGGATACCACACCGGCCGATGACATCGACGGGATGATCGATCAGGGAGAGTCGGTGACGATCCAGAACCGGATCAATGAATTCGGCGACGACGTGGCCGGACTGCAGGAATTGATTACCTATGGGCTCAAGGGCATGGCCTCCTACGCCGATCACGCCCGTCTGCTCGGAGTCGAGGAGGACGGAGTCTACGATTTCTTCCACCGGGCGCTCGATTACCTCGCCGGCCGTCCGTCCGATGTCGACGAGCTGACCGGCATGGTCCTGAAGGTGGGCGAGGTCAATCTCCGGGTCATGGAGATGCTCGACGAGGCGAACACCGGCGCGTACGGCCATCCCGAGCCGACGCAGGTGCGCGTGACGCCGGTCGAGGGCAAGGCGATCTGCGTGTCGGGGCACGATCTCAAGGATCTCGGGATGCTGCTCGAGCAGACGAAGGGCACCGGCATCAAGGTTTATACCCACGGTGAGATGCTCCCGTGCCTCGCGTATCCGGAGCTGAAAAAATACGACCACCTCGTCGGCAACTACGGTGGAGCCTGGCAGGACCAGCGCAGGGAATTCGACGAATTTCCGGGCGCGATCCTGATGACCACCAACTGCATCCAGAAACCGAAGCACAGTTACAGGGACCGCATTTTCACCACCGGTCTGGTGGCCTGGCCCGAAGTGACGCACATCCCGGAAGACGAAGACGGGAGCAAGGACTTCTCGCCGGTCATTGAGGCCGCGCAGAATGCACCGGGATTCGCGGAGGACGCTGAAGATCATCAGATCACGATCGGTTTCGCCCGCAATGCCGTGATGGAGAACGCGGGAACCGTCGTGGATGCGGTGAAAAGCGGCGCGATCCGCCACTTCTTCCTGATCGGCGGCTGCGACGGCGCGAAGCCGGGCCGCAACTACTACACGGAAATGGCGAAGAGCGTACCCGAAGACTGCGTGATCCTCACGCTGGCCTGCGGCAAGTACCGGTTCAACAAGCTGTCCTTCGGCGATATCGGCGGTATCCCGCGGCTCCTGGACTGCGGACAGTGCAACGACGCCTACTCGGCGATCCGGATCGCCCAGGCGCTGGCGGATGCCTTTGACTGCGGCGTCAATGATCTGCCGCTCTCGATGATCCTGAGCTGGTACGAGCAGAAGGCCGTGTGCATCCTGCTTACCCTGTTGCACCTCGGTATTCGCGACATGCGTCTCGGCCCGAGTCTGCCGGCCTTTGTGGGCCCGAACGTCCTGCAGGTGCTGGGGGATAAGTTCGGTCTCAAGCCGATCTCGACGCCCGAAGAAGACCTGAAGGCGATCCTGGGCTGA
- a CDS encoding RrF2 family transcriptional regulator produces MSGIIKVSEAVSLALHSVLYLARRGQGPVRTQEIADTFGVSVHHLAKVHQRLVRVGILRSNRGPRGGVVLDRDPAELTLLELYESMEGRLESGPCVFGRPVCDRHECLFGDLVSSINRQAREYFGTTTIGDLAKGWKGKEEESESESESES; encoded by the coding sequence ATGAGCGGTATCATAAAGGTTTCGGAGGCGGTCTCGCTGGCGCTGCACAGCGTGCTCTATCTCGCGCGGCGGGGTCAGGGGCCCGTGCGCACGCAGGAGATCGCGGACACGTTCGGTGTTTCGGTGCACCATCTCGCAAAGGTGCACCAGCGGCTTGTGCGGGTCGGCATCCTTCGCAGCAACCGCGGTCCGCGCGGAGGAGTCGTGCTGGATCGGGACCCCGCCGAACTCACCCTGCTCGAACTTTATGAAAGTATGGAGGGAAGACTGGAGAGCGGCCCCTGCGTGTTCGGCCGCCCCGTCTGCGACCGGCACGAATGCCTGTTCGGCGATCTCGTCAGTTCCATCAACCGCCAGGCCCGGGAGTATTTCGGGACGACCACCATCGGCGACCTGGCGAAAGGATGGAAAGGGAAGGAAGAGGAATCTGAGTCAGAATCTGAGTCAGAGTCATAA
- a CDS encoding PAS domain S-box protein: MHDHDTYREGTLFAVLAVAGVAAALLHVHIPHTDVLIDGRWAFGFIGFALLRRWRAALALAALLSYPYGTPDIPVWVGFGGNMLYAVPALLTIRALAAWMLRRWGAGWRFGLGWVVLVLFCYQVFTTPAVWGVVAMVEDRPVPAGILDGWRTQPFLIESLLVALFSAATMVATLALGRLNAERRRLEDLTRSLSASEQTTHALLNATADAAFLIDDSGTIKAANEEMARRLGQDRQSMIGTNIYSLLPPETAARRREWVERVVRSGRPLTEEDERAGRVMHHSLYPVLDDAGDVTAVAVFARDITERRQAEAALRASEARFRSYVEHSPYGVFVADGRGRYVDVNPASERITGYSAEQLTTMSIPDLIPPESRETAAAHFRRLTETGEANTEVAFVRADGSTGRWTVAATRIGPDRFLGFVEDITERREREERIALLGGMLDDAPAAITIHDTDGHFLFSNRQNWLMHGYESEDEFLGINLHQLDVPESEARLAERIRHIAERGEARFEVEHYRRDGSTFPLGVLAKRIEWEGRPAILSIAADISERREAHAALQESEARFQKILSLVPDLITVQDADMNILYSNWNGFGCIPKEQRALNTKCYRTYRGYERVCPDCEALAALKSGEMIHREVQLPDGRWYELRIMPALKESGDAEAFVEWVRDITERKTVEAQLRQAQKMEAVGRLAGGVAHDYNNIVMGILNYAQLCRDGIVADHPIRPWLDEITREAQRSANLTRQLLAFARKQTVAPQAVDLNDAVGNMLKMLRRLIGEDIDLAWKPGAGLWAVHIDPGQVDQILANLCANARDAIKGAGKVTIETGNVAIDADYCAEHEGFKPGDFTTLSVSDDGCGMDRDTLDHIFEPFFTTKGIGEGTGLGLATVYGIARQNDGFVNVYSEPGQGTTFRIYLPRFEGGEHKHAEREKAAESLGGKEIILLVEDEKSIRLTMRLFLEKLGYTVLAAEDPKKAAELVRELAGSPDLLITDVVMPEMSGRELAESLTGDHPDMRVLYMSGYTANVIAHRGVLEDGVDFLSKPITHDQLADKVREILDRV, translated from the coding sequence ATGCACGACCATGATACGTACCGAGAAGGGACGCTGTTCGCCGTGCTTGCAGTTGCGGGGGTCGCGGCGGCGCTGCTCCATGTCCACATTCCCCATACGGACGTTCTGATCGACGGGCGCTGGGCCTTCGGCTTCATCGGTTTTGCGCTGTTGCGCCGATGGCGGGCGGCGCTGGCGCTGGCGGCCTTGCTTTCCTATCCGTATGGAACCCCGGACATTCCGGTCTGGGTCGGTTTCGGCGGCAATATGCTCTATGCGGTTCCGGCACTGCTGACGATCCGGGCGCTGGCGGCCTGGATGCTGCGGCGCTGGGGGGCGGGGTGGCGGTTCGGACTGGGTTGGGTGGTCCTGGTGCTGTTCTGCTATCAGGTGTTTACGACACCCGCGGTCTGGGGGGTGGTCGCCATGGTCGAGGATCGTCCGGTTCCAGCGGGCATCCTCGATGGCTGGCGCACACAGCCGTTCTTGATCGAGTCGTTACTGGTGGCCCTTTTTTCGGCCGCGACCATGGTGGCGACGCTGGCGCTGGGACGACTGAACGCCGAACGACGGCGACTTGAAGACCTCACCAGGAGTTTGAGCGCCAGTGAACAAACCACACATGCTCTGCTGAACGCCACGGCCGATGCCGCGTTTCTTATCGACGACTCGGGGACGATTAAGGCTGCCAACGAGGAGATGGCCCGACGTCTCGGGCAGGACAGGCAGTCTATGATCGGAACGAACATCTACAGCCTGCTGCCGCCGGAGACCGCCGCCCGCCGGAGGGAATGGGTCGAACGCGTCGTGCGCAGCGGACGTCCCCTGACGGAAGAGGATGAGCGCGCGGGGCGCGTGATGCACCACAGCCTGTACCCCGTGCTCGATGATGCCGGGGATGTGACGGCCGTAGCGGTTTTCGCACGCGACATCACCGAGCGCAGGCAGGCTGAAGCTGCGCTGCGCGCGAGCGAAGCACGGTTTCGAAGCTATGTCGAGCACTCCCCCTACGGCGTGTTCGTTGCTGACGGCCGGGGCCGATACGTCGATGTGAATCCGGCCTCGGAACGCATCACCGGCTACTCCGCCGAGCAGCTGACCACGATGAGCATTCCCGACCTCATCCCGCCCGAAAGCCGGGAAACGGCCGCGGCCCATTTTCGGCGCCTGACCGAAACCGGCGAGGCCAACACCGAAGTGGCCTTTGTGCGCGCCGACGGCAGCACCGGCCGCTGGACCGTGGCCGCGACCCGAATCGGCCCGGATCGTTTCCTGGGCTTTGTCGAGGACATCACCGAGCGCAGAGAACGTGAAGAGCGCATCGCGCTGCTGGGAGGTATGCTGGACGACGCGCCGGCCGCCATCACCATCCACGACACCGACGGCCATTTCCTCTTCTCCAACCGCCAGAATTGGCTCATGCACGGCTACGAAAGTGAAGACGAGTTCCTCGGCATCAATCTCCACCAGCTCGACGTGCCGGAGAGCGAGGCGCGGCTGGCCGAACGAATCCGGCACATCGCCGAGCGCGGCGAAGCCCGATTCGAGGTCGAACACTATCGCAGGGACGGCTCGACCTTCCCGCTCGGAGTCCTTGCCAAACGCATCGAATGGGAGGGCCGGCCGGCCATCCTGAGCATCGCCGCCGATATCAGTGAGCGAAGGGAAGCACATGCGGCCCTGCAGGAAAGCGAGGCGCGCTTTCAGAAGATTCTCTCTCTCGTGCCGGACCTGATTACCGTGCAAGACGCGGACATGAACATCCTATACAGCAACTGGAACGGGTTCGGCTGTATTCCGAAAGAACAGCGGGCTCTGAACACGAAATGCTACAGGACCTATCGCGGATACGAGCGGGTGTGCCCCGACTGTGAGGCGCTTGCCGCCTTGAAAAGCGGCGAGATGATTCATCGGGAAGTGCAGTTGCCCGATGGCCGTTGGTATGAACTGAGAATCATGCCTGCGCTGAAAGAAAGCGGTGACGCGGAAGCGTTTGTAGAGTGGGTGAGAGATATCACCGAGCGCAAGACCGTTGAAGCACAGCTTCGCCAGGCGCAGAAGATGGAGGCCGTCGGGCGGCTGGCGGGGGGCGTGGCCCATGACTATAACAATATCGTCATGGGCATCCTCAACTACGCACAGCTCTGCCGCGACGGCATCGTGGCCGACCACCCGATCCGCCCGTGGCTGGACGAAATCACCAGGGAAGCCCAGCGCTCCGCGAACCTGACGCGGCAGCTCCTCGCCTTTGCCCGCAAGCAGACCGTTGCCCCGCAAGCCGTCGACCTGAACGACGCGGTGGGGAACATGCTCAAAATGCTGCGCCGCCTCATCGGCGAGGACATCGATCTGGCATGGAAACCGGGGGCGGGCCTGTGGGCGGTGCATATCGACCCGGGGCAGGTCGACCAGATCCTGGCGAATCTCTGCGCTAACGCGCGCGACGCCATTAAAGGTGCCGGCAAAGTGACGATCGAAACCGGGAACGTCGCCATCGATGCCGATTACTGTGCGGAACACGAGGGCTTCAAACCGGGCGACTTCACGACGCTTTCAGTCAGCGACGACGGGTGCGGCATGGATCGAGACACCCTCGATCATATCTTCGAGCCCTTCTTTACCACGAAGGGCATCGGAGAAGGAACCGGGCTGGGACTGGCGACCGTCTACGGCATCGCCAGGCAGAACGACGGGTTTGTCAACGTCTACAGCGAGCCCGGACAGGGCACGACCTTCCGCATCTATCTGCCACGCTTCGAGGGCGGGGAGCACAAACATGCGGAGCGCGAAAAGGCGGCGGAGTCACTCGGGGGCAAAGAGATCATCCTGCTGGTGGAAGACGAGAAGTCCATCCGCCTGACCATGCGCCTGTTCCTGGAGAAGCTCGGCTATACGGTGCTTGCGGCCGAAGATCCGAAGAAGGCCGCTGAGCTTGTGCGAGAACTCGCCGGCTCCCCCGATCTGTTGATCACCGATGTCGTCATGCCGGAAATGAGCGGGCGGGAACTGGCGGAAAGCCTGACCGGCGACCATCCCGATATGCGTGTACTCTACATGTCCGGCTACACGGCGAACGTCATCGCACACCGGGGTGTACTCGAAGACGGTGTCGACTTCCTGTCCAAGCCGATTACCCACGATCAACTTGCAGACAAGGTCCGTGAGATATTGGATCGCGTGTGA
- a CDS encoding DUF3592 domain-containing protein — protein MRTSSSRKMSPGKKFFFSRIFPLVFVVIGAGTAFLGIRGLIRAKASVDWPSTQGKVVESSVERRRSSGRKGGSSTTYHAEIMYEFTVEDTLFNGDRVAYGDYSSSSPSRARRIVNRYPKGKSVTVHYMPGNPEECLLEPGVKGQSWFLPGFGILFFTAGSLMAAFLPGTINKQELAEQSPEPDN, from the coding sequence ATGAGAACATCATCATCAAGGAAAATGTCGCCCGGGAAAAAATTCTTTTTCTCACGGATATTCCCCCTCGTTTTTGTTGTCATAGGAGCCGGCACTGCCTTCCTTGGCATACGCGGTCTCATCAGGGCCAAAGCCAGTGTGGACTGGCCTTCCACTCAAGGCAAAGTGGTAGAGTCTTCTGTTGAACGCCGTCGCAGCAGCGGACGCAAGGGGGGGAGCAGCACGACCTATCATGCGGAAATAATGTATGAATTCACCGTTGAAGACACCCTCTTCAATGGTGACCGTGTTGCGTACGGAGACTACAGTTCCAGCAGCCCGTCCCGTGCTCGCCGCATAGTAAACCGTTACCCGAAAGGCAAGAGCGTTACCGTGCATTACATGCCCGGCAATCCAGAAGAATGTCTGCTGGAACCCGGCGTGAAAGGACAATCATGGTTCCTTCCGGGATTCGGAATACTCTTCTTCACTGCCGGCAGTCTGATGGCGGCATTTCTGCCCGGGACAATAAATAAACAGGAACTCGCAGAACAATCACCTGAACCTGACAATTGA
- a CDS encoding GNAT family N-acetyltransferase — protein MGSNGSGIAARVVEPHEDEAWDALVASSPTANRFLRSDCLRMLEETDSLGIRFRRVGVFDDAGALRGGWALPTMQRMGIRASTYFEFFYAGPMLAPDLETGSVHVCRERLDVLHALAQAQTRELHLIEAEGHPRFVDARGLWYAGFELQTLYTHIWHFGNPDDVFMKMNRERRRLIRRADESLRFGLLTSDDVAEGFVPLYKRLMQKFDWLPGEQWSRDLQDRLQWLWDHDVGAVYGAWDENGALCGAVIVLVSEEDRTIYLWRCGYDTSRKGNTIVPALYWHAAQHWLQQWGEPLACNLGGSPLISLAQFKDYLGADVVPHLRLVYRPLRPRPVLWRLGRGIKETSRRRLTRTRVSLLNEE, from the coding sequence ATGGGTTCGAACGGTTCCGGGATCGCGGCCCGCGTCGTGGAACCGCACGAGGACGAGGCCTGGGACGCCCTGGTGGCGTCCTCTCCCACCGCCAACCGCTTCCTGCGCAGCGACTGTCTCCGCATGCTGGAGGAGACCGACTCGCTGGGCATCCGCTTCCGGCGCGTGGGGGTGTTCGACGACGCCGGCGCGCTGCGCGGAGGCTGGGCTTTGCCGACCATGCAGCGCATGGGCATCCGGGCGTCGACCTACTTCGAATTCTTCTACGCCGGCCCCATGCTCGCCCCCGACCTCGAGACCGGCTCCGTCCACGTCTGCCGCGAACGACTGGACGTGCTGCACGCGCTGGCGCAGGCCCAGACCCGGGAGCTGCACCTGATCGAGGCCGAGGGGCATCCGCGCTTTGTCGACGCGCGCGGGCTCTGGTACGCCGGGTTCGAGCTCCAGACCCTCTACACCCACATCTGGCATTTCGGAAACCCGGACGACGTCTTTATGAAGATGAACCGGGAGCGCCGAAGGCTGATCCGCCGCGCCGACGAGTCCCTCCGTTTCGGCCTGCTCACATCCGACGACGTGGCGGAGGGGTTCGTACCCCTCTACAAACGGCTGATGCAGAAGTTCGACTGGCTGCCGGGCGAGCAGTGGAGCCGCGACCTGCAGGACCGCCTGCAGTGGCTCTGGGACCACGACGTGGGCGCGGTCTACGGCGCGTGGGACGAAAACGGCGCGCTGTGCGGCGCGGTCATCGTCCTGGTGAGCGAGGAGGACCGCACGATCTACCTCTGGCGCTGCGGCTACGACACCTCCCGCAAAGGCAATACGATCGTCCCGGCCCTCTACTGGCATGCCGCACAGCACTGGCTGCAGCAGTGGGGCGAACCCCTGGCCTGCAACCTCGGCGGATCGCCGCTGATCAGCCTGGCGCAGTTCAAGGACTATCTCGGCGCCGACGTGGTCCCGCACCTCCGGCTCGTCTACCGCCCCCTCCGTCCCCGCCCGGTCCTGTGGCGACTCGGTCGCGGGATCAAGGAAACCAGCCGCCGCAGACTGACGCGTACGCGCGTCTCTCTGCTCAATGAAGAGTAA
- a CDS encoding tripartite tricarboxylate transporter permease, producing the protein MDRLMMEIMTGSLDLMLVPAVWICLLAGVVSGMLVGAVPGLSATMGVALLVPFTFELDIMPAIALLVGIYCGAIYGGTVPAILFRTPGTPASAATLMDGYPMMQRGEAGRALALSAWSALIGGVIGTLLLIFLTPQISRFALSFGPAEFFALAVLGLSLITALSGESLLKGAIATLAGLLCATVGMDPVSGYPRFLFGSVSLMEGMPFIPVLIGLFAIAEVFSPDRGAPQLPAGKKMKLFELPHGRDMKRCGWMNLKASLIGTFTGSTPGAGADIAAFLCYSAANQQSKPDDRYGDGEPKGIAAAESGKTAATSGAMIPLLSLGIPGDSVTAVLIGAFILHGIQPGPLLFQDHGPLAYSILAIMLFAHLAVFVTALSTARLVMGALKIDRRFLNAGILLLSLMGAYALRANPVDCWVALGFGVLGVGMRKTGFPAAPFLLALILGGMAETNLRRALVLGEGSYAFFGGRPIALTLLLLAAFFVALTLWKRRKAA; encoded by the coding sequence ATGGATAGGCTGATGATGGAGATCATGACAGGCTCGCTCGATCTGATGCTCGTGCCCGCCGTATGGATCTGTCTGCTGGCGGGAGTCGTCTCCGGGATGCTGGTCGGCGCGGTGCCGGGGCTCTCCGCCACGATGGGGGTCGCGCTGCTGGTGCCGTTCACGTTCGAACTCGACATCATGCCGGCCATCGCGCTGCTGGTGGGCATCTACTGCGGCGCGATCTACGGCGGGACCGTGCCCGCGATCCTCTTCCGCACCCCCGGGACGCCCGCCTCGGCGGCCACGCTGATGGACGGCTATCCCATGATGCAGCGCGGCGAGGCCGGCCGGGCGCTGGCGCTGTCCGCCTGGTCGGCGCTGATCGGCGGGGTGATCGGGACGCTGCTGCTGATCTTCCTCACGCCGCAGATCTCGCGCTTCGCGCTCAGTTTCGGACCGGCCGAGTTCTTCGCGCTGGCCGTGCTGGGGCTCTCGCTGATCACCGCGCTCTCGGGCGAATCACTGCTCAAGGGGGCCATCGCCACCCTGGCGGGACTGCTCTGCGCGACGGTGGGCATGGACCCCGTCTCCGGCTACCCGCGCTTCCTGTTCGGAAGTGTCAGCCTGATGGAGGGCATGCCGTTCATCCCGGTACTGATCGGGCTTTTTGCGATAGCCGAGGTCTTTTCTCCGGACCGCGGCGCACCGCAACTTCCGGCCGGAAAGAAGATGAAACTCTTCGAGCTGCCGCACGGGCGCGACATGAAGCGCTGCGGATGGATGAACCTCAAGGCCTCGCTGATCGGGACCTTTACGGGCAGCACGCCCGGGGCCGGGGCGGATATCGCGGCCTTTCTCTGTTACAGCGCGGCGAATCAGCAGTCCAAGCCGGACGACCGCTACGGGGACGGCGAGCCGAAGGGGATCGCCGCGGCGGAATCGGGCAAGACCGCCGCCACCTCCGGGGCCATGATCCCGCTGCTCTCGCTGGGCATTCCGGGCGACTCGGTGACCGCCGTGCTGATCGGGGCCTTTATTCTGCACGGCATCCAGCCCGGCCCGCTGCTGTTCCAGGATCACGGTCCGCTGGCGTATTCTATCCTGGCCATCATGCTCTTCGCCCACCTGGCCGTGTTCGTGACCGCCCTCTCGACCGCGCGGCTGGTCATGGGCGCGCTCAAAATCGATCGCCGTTTCCTGAACGCCGGCATCCTGCTGCTCTCGCTTATGGGGGCCTACGCCCTGCGCGCCAATCCGGTCGATTGCTGGGTCGCGCTCGGATTCGGCGTCCTGGGCGTCGGGATGCGCAAAACGGGATTTCCCGCCGCCCCGTTCCTGCTGGCGCTGATTCTGGGAGGCATGGCCGAGACCAACCTGCGCCGCGCGCTGGTGCTGGGGGAGGGGAGCTACGCCTTTTTCGGCGGGCGCCCGATCGCCCTGACCCTGCTCCTGCTGGCTGCGTTCTTTGTCGCCCTGACCCTCTGGAAGCGCAGAAAAGCCGCATAG